A window from Neobacillus sp. PS3-40 encodes these proteins:
- a CDS encoding bifunctional 5,10-methylenetetrahydrofolate dehydrogenase/5,10-methenyltetrahydrofolate cyclohydrolase yields MGVKLAGKPVVEYLREDIKSRVAILGEKNSHPTLLLIRVGEREDDISYERSILKNCELLGIKINVKQLPIDVTMEEVTNVFAEANTDKNVHGIMIFRPLPAQLDVDVICNLIDPAKDIDCMNPINLEKVFEGGSTGFAPCTPKAVIEILKYYEIPLKGANVVVAGRSLVVGKPLAMLLLDENATVSICHSRTKDMPSVTSKADIVVAAIGKAKFMTENYFSQDQIVVDVGINDDGNGKICGDVDYDAVIDKVKAITPALGGVGLITTTILLNHVVQACEKFSGVIE; encoded by the coding sequence ATGGGAGTAAAACTAGCTGGAAAACCAGTAGTAGAGTACTTAAGAGAAGATATTAAATCTAGAGTAGCCATTCTAGGTGAAAAAAATAGTCATCCAACTCTTTTATTAATCAGAGTGGGCGAACGTGAGGACGACATATCCTATGAAAGAAGCATCTTAAAGAATTGTGAGCTTCTTGGCATTAAAATCAATGTGAAACAACTTCCAATAGACGTTACAATGGAGGAAGTTACGAATGTATTTGCGGAAGCAAATACGGATAAAAATGTGCATGGGATTATGATTTTCAGACCGCTTCCTGCCCAGCTTGATGTGGATGTCATCTGCAATCTTATTGACCCTGCAAAAGACATCGATTGCATGAATCCTATAAACCTTGAAAAAGTGTTTGAAGGGGGCAGCACTGGATTTGCACCATGTACTCCAAAAGCTGTTATTGAAATTTTGAAGTACTATGAAATCCCTTTAAAGGGAGCAAATGTTGTTGTTGCCGGAAGAAGCCTTGTGGTTGGGAAGCCGCTAGCCATGCTTCTTTTAGATGAAAATGCGACAGTATCGATTTGCCATTCTCGCACAAAGGATATGCCATCTGTCACTTCAAAAGCAGACATCGTTGTTGCAGCAATAGGGAAGGCTAAGTTTATGACTGAGAATTATTTCAGCCAGGACCAGATTGTTGTTGATGTTGGAATTAATGATGATGGCAATGGTAAAATTTGCGGGGATGTTGATTATGACGCAGTTATTGATAAGGTCAAAGCGATTACACCAGCTTTAGGTGGAGTCGGCTTAATCACCACCACTATTTTACTTAACCATGTTGTCCAAGCCTGTGAGAAGTTTTCAGGTGTTATTGAATAA
- a CDS encoding cyclodeaminase/cyclohydrolase family protein, whose product MLEKSSNDFIQELSSKSPVPGGGGASAYAGALGMALGSMVGNLTVGKKKYKEVEDDIIELLKKSEVVINNLKSLVAKDAEVFYPLSQAYGLPSTTEEEKLAKEAVLQEALVEASMVPLEIAKNCLEAIHLHEEYAKKGTRIAISDVGVGVIFCKAALQGAKLNVLINTKIMKDQELKRKIESELQEIEKVGLMKADKIYQQVEGMLLS is encoded by the coding sequence TTGTTAGAAAAAAGCAGTAATGATTTTATCCAAGAACTTTCATCAAAATCTCCTGTACCTGGTGGTGGCGGGGCGTCAGCATATGCTGGAGCACTGGGGATGGCTCTAGGCAGTATGGTCGGAAATCTTACCGTAGGAAAAAAGAAGTATAAAGAAGTGGAAGATGATATAATCGAACTCCTTAAAAAGTCTGAAGTGGTTATAAATAATCTTAAAAGTTTAGTTGCTAAAGATGCTGAAGTATTCTATCCGTTATCCCAAGCCTATGGATTGCCTTCAACAACAGAAGAAGAGAAGTTGGCAAAAGAAGCAGTATTACAAGAGGCTCTAGTTGAAGCATCTATGGTTCCCCTTGAAATCGCGAAGAACTGTTTAGAAGCAATACATTTACATGAGGAATATGCAAAAAAAGGAACACGAATTGCGATTAGTGATGTTGGAGTTGGTGTAATATTTTGTAAAGCAGCTCTTCAGGGAGCAAAGCTAAACGTATTAATTAATACAAAAATCATGAAAGACCAGGAACTGAAAAGAAAGATTGAAAGTGAATTACAGGAAATTGAAAAAGTGGGATTAATGAAGGCAGATAAAATATATCAGCAAGTTGAAGGAATGCTACTATCATAA
- a CDS encoding glutaminase, whose translation MEVIQKVAQIEQEKPVNTGCIEKWVEQFRSFSSQGKCASYIPALKNVDPSQLGIFIIGPDGTTMKAGDFESSFTMQSLSKVISFISACLDFGISYVLERVDVEPTGDPFNSIIRLEVDKTGRPFNPMINAGAITVSSLLGGKSPQEKLDSLLSLLEKIVGKRLTINQEVFQSEWQTAHRNRSIAYYLKATGYLECTVEEALEVYLKQCSIEVTTEDIAMIGLVLAQDGYHPIRKERIFSKEVARLTKALMVTCGMYNASGKFAASVGLPAKSGVAGGILGAVPPRARSRDVPFPDGCGIGVYGPAIDEYGNSVAGVMLLKHIAMEWDYNIF comes from the coding sequence ATGGAAGTAATACAAAAGGTAGCACAGATAGAACAGGAAAAACCTGTGAACACTGGCTGTATAGAAAAATGGGTGGAACAATTTCGTTCTTTTTCAAGCCAAGGTAAATGTGCCTCTTATATCCCTGCTTTAAAAAATGTGGATCCATCTCAATTAGGGATTTTCATCATTGGACCTGATGGAACTACAATGAAAGCAGGGGACTTTGAATCCTCGTTTACCATGCAAAGCCTATCAAAGGTGATTAGTTTTATTTCTGCCTGCTTGGATTTTGGGATTTCATATGTCTTGGAAAGAGTAGACGTAGAACCAACTGGAGATCCTTTTAATTCGATTATTCGTTTAGAAGTGGATAAGACGGGAAGGCCATTTAATCCAATGATCAATGCAGGAGCCATCACAGTATCCTCGTTACTTGGAGGAAAATCACCACAGGAAAAATTGGATTCCCTTCTTTCATTATTAGAAAAAATAGTGGGGAAACGGCTAACGATCAATCAAGAAGTGTTTCAATCGGAATGGCAAACCGCTCATCGAAATCGGTCAATAGCTTATTATCTAAAAGCGACAGGCTATTTGGAGTGCACTGTAGAAGAAGCTTTAGAGGTGTATTTAAAGCAATGTTCTATTGAAGTAACGACAGAAGACATTGCTATGATTGGTTTGGTTCTAGCACAAGATGGATACCATCCGATTCGGAAGGAAAGAATTTTTTCAAAAGAAGTGGCTAGATTAACAAAAGCATTAATGGTGACATGCGGGATGTATAATGCTTCCGGTAAATTTGCTGCTTCTGTTGGATTACCTGCTAAAAGCGGTGTAGCAGGGGGGATTTTAGGAGCAGTTCCACCTCGTGCTAGATCACGTGATGTCCCGTTCCCAGATGGATGTGGGATTGGAGTTTATGGTCCCGCAATAGATGAGTATGGAAATAGTGTAGCTGGTGTTATGCTCTTAAAACATATTGCTATGGAATGGGATTACAATATTTTTTAA
- the htpG gene encoding molecular chaperone HtpG — protein sequence MENKQFQAESKRLLEMMINSIYSHREIFLRELVSNASDAIDKLYYRALTDDTLSFDKDSYFIKVVADKENRTLKISDSGIGMTKEELENNLGTIAKSGSLAFKSETELKDGHDIIGQFGVGFYSSFMVADIVTVISRSLDSDEAYKWESKGVDGYTIEKCEKDSVGTEIILKIKENTEDENYDEFLEQYQLKAIIKKYSDFIRYPIKMDVTSSRLKNGSENEYEDHEEEQIINSMVPIWRKNKNELTPDDYENFYTEKRYGFDKPLKHIHISVDGAVRYNAILFIPEKTPFDYYTKEYEKGLELYSNGVLIMNKCSDLLPDYFSFVKGMVDSEDLSLNISREILQHDRQLKLIAKNIKNKIKGQLQSLLKEEREKYEEFYQSFGKQLKFGVYNDFGSNKDTLQDLLMFYSSKEKKLVTLDEYISRMPEDQKYIYYASGETNERIEKLPQTELVAEKGYEILYFTDEIDEFAIRMLMAYKEKEFKSISSGDLGIKDEESQNEPDSNENKDLFDYMKGILANKVKDVRVSKRLKSHPVCLTTEGEITIEMEKILKSMPNNQNVQADKVLELNINHEVFKSLKDAFEKDKEKVSLYTNLLYNQALLIEGLPINDPVEFTNDICKIML from the coding sequence ATGGAAAACAAACAGTTTCAAGCAGAATCTAAAAGGTTATTAGAAATGATGATTAACTCCATTTACTCTCATCGGGAGATTTTTTTAAGAGAGTTGGTTTCTAATGCTAGTGACGCAATTGACAAATTGTACTATAGAGCATTAACAGATGATACGTTAAGTTTTGACAAGGACAGTTATTTTATAAAAGTGGTTGCTGATAAAGAAAATAGAACGTTAAAAATATCTGATTCAGGTATTGGCATGACAAAGGAAGAACTTGAAAATAATCTTGGAACGATTGCCAAGAGTGGCTCGTTAGCATTTAAAAGTGAAACAGAATTGAAAGATGGCCATGATATTATTGGTCAATTTGGCGTAGGATTTTACTCCTCATTTATGGTAGCTGATATTGTAACTGTCATCAGCAGGTCACTTGATAGTGATGAGGCATATAAGTGGGAATCTAAGGGTGTAGATGGATACACAATTGAAAAATGTGAGAAGGATTCAGTAGGTACGGAGATTATTTTAAAAATTAAAGAGAATACAGAAGATGAGAACTATGATGAGTTTCTTGAGCAGTATCAATTAAAAGCAATCATTAAAAAGTACTCTGATTTCATTCGCTACCCAATTAAAATGGATGTAACCTCGAGTAGGCTTAAAAATGGTAGTGAAAATGAATACGAGGATCACGAAGAAGAACAAATCATTAACAGTATGGTGCCGATTTGGAGAAAGAATAAAAATGAATTAACTCCAGATGATTATGAGAATTTTTATACAGAAAAAAGGTATGGTTTTGACAAGCCATTAAAGCACATCCATATCAGTGTCGATGGAGCAGTTAGATATAATGCGATTTTATTTATCCCGGAGAAAACTCCGTTTGACTATTATACAAAAGAATATGAAAAGGGGTTAGAGCTCTATTCTAATGGTGTACTAATTATGAACAAATGCTCAGATCTCCTTCCAGACTATTTTAGTTTTGTAAAAGGAATGGTTGACTCAGAGGATTTATCTCTTAATATATCAAGAGAAATTTTACAACATGATCGACAATTGAAGCTGATTGCTAAAAATATCAAGAATAAAATAAAAGGCCAACTGCAAAGCTTGTTAAAAGAGGAAAGGGAGAAGTATGAAGAATTTTATCAATCCTTCGGCAAACAGTTAAAATTTGGCGTATATAATGATTTTGGAAGTAATAAAGATACATTGCAGGATCTATTGATGTTTTATTCTTCCAAAGAGAAGAAGCTGGTAACCTTAGATGAATACATATCAAGAATGCCAGAGGATCAAAAATATATCTATTATGCTTCTGGAGAAACAAATGAAAGAATCGAAAAACTTCCACAAACAGAGCTAGTTGCGGAAAAGGGCTATGAAATCCTCTATTTCACTGATGAGATAGATGAATTTGCCATCAGAATGTTAATGGCATACAAAGAGAAAGAATTCAAATCTATATCAAGTGGTGATTTAGGAATAAAAGACGAAGAAAGTCAAAATGAACCTGATTCAAATGAAAACAAGGACCTTTTCGATTATATGAAAGGCATATTAGCTAACAAGGTTAAGGATGTTAGAGTTTCAAAAAGATTAAAATCACATCCTGTATGTTTAACGACTGAAGGCGAAATCACGATTGAAATGGAAAAAATCTTGAAATCAATGCCAAATAACCAGAATGTACAAGCTGATAAAGTCCTAGAGCTTAATATCAATCACGAAGTATTCAAATCATTAAAAGATGCATTTGAGAAAGATAAAGAGAAAGTAAGTTTATATACAAACCTATTGTACAATCAAGCACTCCTCATTGAAGGCTTGCCAATCAATGATCCAGTCGAGTTTACCAATGATATTTGTAAAATAATGCTTTAA
- a CDS encoding DHA2 family efflux MFS transporter permease subunit has product MNHTTKKTDRPPYGLIAVLMVGAFIAFLNNTLLNIALPTIMKDLKVEPSTVQWLATGFMLVNGILIPISAFLIQKFSVRRLFLAAMGLFTLGTILGGFAHVFPLLLAGRMIQASGSAIMMPLLMNVMLTSFPIEKRGTAMGVFGLVLMFAPAIGPTLSGWIVEHYDWRMLFHFITPIAIIVILLGFFLLKDKKDKVDLRLDFISVLLSTVGFGGILYGFSSAGTDGWDSPIVYETLIVGVISLVTFIVRQLKQDKPMLNFSIFKYPMFALSSTISMVVTMALFSGMLLLPIYVQTIRGISPIDAGLMLLPGAIIMAIMMPITGKLFDIFGGRILAIIGLIITVVTTYYFSKLTLDTTYKHLIILYTIRMFGMSMVNMPVTTNGLNQLPTRFYPHGTAMNSTLQQVSGAIGTALLVTVMSTRSVTHGKEIAASAMKHVTGHPTAAMLVQMKHQIQMKAMLEGINDAFFVATFIAAVALILALFIKRAKQAEDPKAENSSGQKVAVKLDGN; this is encoded by the coding sequence ATGAATCACACCACGAAAAAGACTGATCGTCCACCGTACGGTCTCATAGCCGTTCTGATGGTTGGAGCTTTTATTGCATTTTTAAATAATACATTACTAAATATTGCATTACCAACGATTATGAAGGACTTAAAGGTTGAACCATCTACGGTTCAGTGGTTGGCAACAGGCTTTATGTTAGTAAATGGAATTTTAATTCCAATTTCGGCCTTTTTAATCCAAAAGTTTTCCGTTCGTCGTCTATTCTTAGCAGCAATGGGATTATTTACATTGGGGACCATACTTGGAGGCTTTGCACATGTCTTTCCTCTATTATTAGCAGGTCGGATGATTCAAGCTTCCGGTTCAGCAATAATGATGCCCCTGCTAATGAACGTTATGTTAACAAGCTTTCCCATTGAAAAAAGGGGAACAGCGATGGGGGTTTTCGGTTTAGTGTTAATGTTTGCTCCGGCAATTGGTCCAACTCTATCTGGCTGGATTGTTGAACACTATGACTGGAGAATGCTTTTCCATTTTATTACACCTATAGCTATTATCGTCATCTTGCTTGGCTTTTTCTTACTTAAAGATAAAAAAGACAAAGTGGATCTCCGACTTGATTTTATTTCAGTTCTATTATCAACCGTCGGCTTTGGCGGAATCCTCTACGGATTTAGTTCTGCTGGGACAGATGGCTGGGATAGCCCCATTGTATATGAAACGCTTATCGTAGGGGTTATTTCTTTAGTAACGTTTATTGTGCGTCAATTAAAGCAAGACAAACCAATGCTTAATTTCTCGATCTTTAAATATCCAATGTTTGCCCTATCATCAACTATTTCAATGGTTGTAACAATGGCATTGTTTTCTGGAATGCTACTTTTACCTATTTATGTTCAAACTATACGTGGTATTTCTCCAATTGATGCGGGATTAATGTTGTTACCTGGAGCAATCATCATGGCAATTATGATGCCAATTACAGGTAAATTATTTGATATTTTTGGCGGCCGTATATTAGCGATTATCGGCTTAATCATTACAGTTGTAACGACTTATTATTTCAGCAAATTGACACTTGATACTACCTATAAACACTTAATTATTTTATACACGATCCGAATGTTTGGTATGTCGATGGTAAACATGCCTGTTACGACAAATGGTTTAAACCAATTGCCAACACGCTTTTATCCACATGGTACTGCAATGAATAGTACTTTGCAGCAGGTATCTGGTGCTATTGGTACAGCATTATTGGTAACAGTCATGTCAACTCGATCAGTTACACATGGGAAGGAAATTGCTGCATCTGCCATGAAACACGTAACAGGGCATCCGACTGCAGCTATGCTAGTTCAAATGAAACATCAAATTCAAATGAAAGCAATGCTAGAGGGCATTAACGATGCTTTCTTTGTGGCTACATTCATTGCCGCTGTTGCCCTTATTCTTGCGCTCTTTATTAAACGCGCAAAACAAGCGGAAGATCCTAAAGCTGAAAATTCTTCTGGGCAAAAAGTAGCTGTTAAACTGGACGGTAATTAA
- a CDS encoding TetR/AcrR family transcriptional regulator, with protein sequence MNDRKQHVINMAHQLFIDKGFQATSIQDILEYSGISKGTFYNYFPSKNALFIALFKSIHKKIEHDRNELLIGKDPSDIEVFIKQIEVQMKENQKNKVLSLFEEVIYSKDEDLKQFVKKCRIMMLRWLYNRFIEIFGDSKKPYLLDIAIMFMGILNHNVHFNYMALSSGIKFPIVVRYSVERLIKMVDEVAESGEQLLEPEYLERWLPDCQKNVQGILPTLYHTVLSLKKMLNYADEQSKYIELLDFVQEELVHSKTPRKFLIESTLQSLKAVQTSDWTKEIQKLEQLVEEFFEQVEDI encoded by the coding sequence ATGAACGATAGGAAACAGCATGTTATTAATATGGCCCATCAATTATTTATTGATAAAGGCTTTCAAGCCACATCAATCCAAGATATTTTAGAATATAGCGGTATCTCTAAAGGCACTTTTTATAATTATTTTCCTTCTAAAAATGCCCTATTTATCGCACTTTTTAAATCGATCCATAAAAAAATCGAACATGACCGGAATGAATTATTAATTGGTAAAGACCCATCAGATATCGAGGTTTTTATAAAACAAATTGAAGTACAAATGAAGGAAAATCAGAAAAACAAGGTGCTTTCGCTATTTGAAGAGGTAATTTACTCAAAGGATGAAGATTTGAAGCAATTTGTAAAAAAGTGTCGAATTATGATGCTCAGGTGGTTATATAATAGGTTTATAGAAATTTTTGGTGATAGTAAAAAACCCTACTTATTGGATATTGCCATTATGTTTATGGGAATTTTAAACCATAACGTTCATTTTAATTATATGGCTTTAAGCTCTGGCATTAAATTTCCTATAGTAGTCCGTTATAGCGTTGAACGATTAATAAAGATGGTGGATGAAGTTGCGGAATCAGGAGAACAATTACTTGAACCGGAATATTTAGAAAGATGGTTACCAGACTGTCAAAAAAATGTCCAAGGTATTCTGCCTACACTTTACCACACTGTTTTATCATTAAAAAAAATGCTAAATTACGCTGATGAACAATCAAAATATATTGAACTGCTTGACTTTGTACAAGAGGAACTAGTGCATTCAAAAACACCAAGGAAATTTCTGATTGAAAGCACCCTTCAATCATTAAAAGCTGTACAAACATCCGATTGGACAAAAGAAATCCAAAAACTTGAGCAACTAGTGGAAGAATTTTTTGAACAGGTGGAGGATATATAG
- the mvk gene encoding mevalonate kinase, whose translation MIQPTQKSAIGKAHGKLILVGEHAVVYGMPAIALPFPLIEVTSTVEEIPETIRFACEYYDGPLSMVPKKMLGIAACINETLKFLKKPANGLLIRLTSTIPLGRGLGSSAAVAVAIVKSLFAFYGQNAKQSELMSLVHIAETHAHGNPSGVDMFATASEVPIWFQKEKKIATIKMGAPLHLVVADSGRIGDTHAAVNSVRENYQSNPIKTEESLNQLQEITYEARTALSLGDTKLLGSLLNLAQDVLMVLGVSDAGINGLVDAARKAGALGSKLTGGGRGGCVIALAKNPAHAKSLENHFIKAGASKTWNFTLGNIN comes from the coding sequence ATGATCCAACCTACTCAAAAGTCAGCTATTGGTAAGGCACATGGTAAATTGATTTTAGTAGGGGAGCACGCAGTTGTTTACGGAATGCCTGCGATTGCATTACCCTTTCCCTTAATCGAAGTAACTTCTACGGTTGAGGAAATCCCTGAAACAATCCGATTTGCTTGTGAATATTATGATGGACCCCTTTCAATGGTTCCAAAGAAAATGCTAGGAATAGCAGCTTGCATTAATGAAACGTTGAAGTTTTTAAAAAAACCGGCAAATGGTTTATTGATTCGACTTACTTCGACTATACCACTCGGACGAGGATTAGGTTCGAGTGCGGCAGTAGCGGTAGCTATTGTCAAAAGTCTCTTTGCCTTTTATGGACAAAACGCGAAACAAAGTGAGTTAATGTCACTCGTCCATATTGCTGAAACGCATGCACATGGTAATCCCAGCGGTGTTGATATGTTTGCTACTGCAAGTGAAGTTCCGATTTGGTTTCAAAAAGAGAAAAAGATAGCTACCATAAAAATGGGCGCGCCACTCCACCTCGTTGTGGCAGATTCTGGACGAATTGGTGATACTCATGCAGCTGTCAATAGTGTAAGAGAAAATTATCAATCAAATCCAATAAAGACGGAAGAATCTTTGAATCAGCTTCAAGAAATTACGTATGAGGCAAGGACAGCACTTTCACTTGGCGATACGAAATTACTTGGAAGCCTGCTTAATTTGGCTCAAGATGTGCTAATGGTACTAGGTGTGAGTGATGCCGGGATTAATGGACTTGTAGATGCAGCACGGAAAGCAGGAGCCCTCGGCTCAAAACTTACTGGCGGAGGTCGTGGGGGTTGTGTCATAGCACTTGCTAAAAATCCTGCACATGCAAAAAGTCTTGAGAACCACTTCATTAAAGCAGGTGCGAGTAAAACCTGGAATTTCACTTTAGGAAATATCAACTAA
- the mvaD gene encoding diphosphomevalonate decarboxylase: MKVTAKAHTNIALIKYWGKRDELLFLPTNSSLSITLDKFYTTTTVQFCTHLFEDVFVLNGYIASEAETLKITRFLDLIRGISGKNLFAMVKSTNKVPTAAGFASSASGFAALAAAATKAIGLDLGLKELSQIARQGSGSASRSIFGGFVEWQKGEKRDGTDSFAQPIHVDQDWNLSILSVLLTSKPKKVLSREGMKRTVETSPFYSAWLTEVEKDFLLAKEAIKKHDFEMLGTVTEANALKMHATTLGAVPPFMYWQGATIDVMEQVQELRSLGIQAYFTIDAGPNVKVICQQKDEQRVREALLAIPTVQNVYSSCPGPGVTYLSDSEQ, translated from the coding sequence ATGAAGGTAACAGCAAAGGCACATACAAATATTGCACTAATAAAATATTGGGGAAAACGAGATGAGTTACTTTTTTTACCGACGAATAGTAGTCTCTCTATAACCCTAGATAAATTTTATACAACAACAACTGTTCAGTTTTGTACACATCTTTTTGAAGATGTATTTGTACTGAATGGGTATATTGCCAGTGAGGCTGAGACGCTTAAGATTACCCGTTTTCTTGATCTCATTAGAGGGATTTCGGGAAAAAATTTATTTGCAATGGTGAAATCAACGAACAAAGTTCCAACTGCAGCTGGTTTTGCTTCCTCAGCCTCTGGATTTGCAGCATTAGCAGCGGCAGCTACAAAAGCGATTGGCCTGGACCTAGGGTTAAAAGAATTATCACAAATTGCTAGACAAGGTTCAGGGTCTGCCAGTCGCTCTATCTTTGGTGGTTTTGTTGAGTGGCAAAAGGGTGAAAAAAGAGATGGGACAGACTCATTTGCACAGCCCATTCATGTAGATCAAGATTGGAATCTCAGTATTCTCTCTGTTTTATTGACATCTAAGCCTAAAAAAGTGCTAAGCAGAGAAGGCATGAAGCGTACCGTGGAAACATCACCATTTTATTCTGCATGGCTTACAGAGGTGGAGAAAGATTTTCTACTAGCGAAAGAAGCGATTAAAAAACATGATTTTGAAATGCTTGGGACTGTTACAGAAGCAAATGCATTAAAAATGCATGCGACAACACTTGGTGCTGTACCACCATTTATGTATTGGCAAGGTGCCACTATTGATGTGATGGAACAAGTTCAAGAATTGCGTTCATTGGGCATTCAAGCCTATTTTACAATTGATGCTGGACCGAATGTAAAAGTTATATGTCAACAAAAGGATGAACAAAGAGTTCGTGAAGCATTGCTCGCAATACCTACTGTTCAGAATGTCTACTCTTCATGTCCTGGACCAGGTGTAACGTATTTATCAGATTCTGAACAATAA
- a CDS encoding phosphomevalonate kinase — translation MTCSSYCVKVPGKLLIAGEYAVLEPNQRAVVIAINRYITVYIDQSIHNQLSLPQLGYENVSWEMNAKHVQFNISDPKLDFIQNSIRVVNQYLQENSVELKPFSLTIKSDLDDPTTGRKYGLGSSAAVVVSVISAVLMLHSSDGTIRPTLETVFKLAAIAHLKTQKNGSGVDIAASTFGGWLCYSAFKPNWVLNELQQVKTLTELIEKPWPNLSITPLTAPTHLKLCVGWTGEAASTAPMIKKVQEFRTSNLESYARFLKETSDAVNRLLKSFEINDCNGAIESLTQNRKILMRLGEQAGINIETSKLKDLSDLAETFGSGKSSGAGGGDCGIAFLKEDGQIEELYKAWKNAGVIPLKLSVSEEGASVTEYNSEISMNEYNHEVSTKEYSYQ, via the coding sequence ATGACATGTTCAAGTTATTGTGTGAAAGTTCCGGGGAAACTGTTGATTGCTGGCGAATACGCTGTTCTTGAACCAAATCAGCGGGCTGTCGTCATTGCGATCAATCGTTATATAACCGTTTATATAGATCAAAGTATTCATAATCAACTTTCATTGCCACAGTTAGGATATGAAAATGTATCATGGGAAATGAATGCAAAACATGTTCAATTTAATATTTCTGACCCAAAATTAGATTTTATTCAGAATTCAATTAGGGTAGTTAATCAATATTTACAAGAAAATTCGGTAGAATTAAAACCATTTAGTCTAACCATTAAGAGTGACCTTGATGACCCAACAACGGGCCGAAAATATGGATTAGGCTCAAGTGCAGCAGTTGTCGTATCTGTTATTTCAGCCGTTCTAATGTTGCATAGTAGCGATGGAACTATTCGCCCAACGCTTGAAACTGTTTTTAAACTTGCCGCTATTGCACATTTAAAAACACAAAAAAATGGTTCTGGTGTTGATATTGCCGCATCAACTTTCGGCGGCTGGCTCTGTTATTCAGCATTTAAACCTAACTGGGTCCTAAATGAATTACAGCAAGTGAAAACACTAACAGAGTTAATAGAAAAGCCTTGGCCTAATCTTTCTATTACTCCATTAACTGCACCCACACATCTTAAATTATGTGTAGGATGGACAGGAGAAGCAGCATCAACAGCTCCTATGATTAAGAAAGTTCAAGAATTTCGTACAAGCAATCTAGAATCATATGCACGTTTTTTGAAGGAAACTTCAGATGCAGTTAATAGGTTGTTGAAAAGCTTTGAGATAAATGATTGTAATGGTGCCATTGAAAGTCTTACGCAAAACCGCAAAATTCTGATGAGGCTAGGCGAGCAAGCCGGCATCAATATTGAAACATCTAAGCTAAAAGATTTAAGTGATTTAGCTGAAACGTTTGGTAGTGGTAAATCATCAGGTGCTGGTGGCGGGGATTGTGGAATTGCTTTCTTAAAAGAAGACGGTCAAATTGAGGAACTATATAAAGCATGGAAAAATGCCGGTGTCATTCCTTTAAAATTAAGTGTTTCTGAAGAAGGCGCATCTGTAACAGAATATAACTCTGAAATATCGATGAATGAATATAACCATGAAGTCTCCACAAAAGAATATAGTTATCAATAA